A genomic window from Osmia bicornis bicornis chromosome 4, iOsmBic2.1, whole genome shotgun sequence includes:
- the LOC114874741 gene encoding trypsin-7-like, whose translation MLRVVVLSVFIIGCFGTALRGYPPLPDTHIVGGVEADIRQHPYQLSLQTSGHVCGASIISSEWAVTAAHCVGSVASRYSLRAGNSNKNLGTRYLIDAIMIHPNYSRVIIDHDVALLKVSGGFSFGPTVQPVKLADEEVPADTMVNVTGWGALREGGMTSSQLMRVSVPIVSRTKCEEAYQGLNTITSRMICAGYTEGGKDSCQGDSGGPLTSSGTLYGIVSWGYGCAKPEYPGVYTNVANLRSWIKEISGV comes from the exons ATGTTACGAGTCGTTGTGCTGAGTGTTTTTATTATTGGATGCTTCG GCACCGCCTTGAGGGGATACCCTCCACTTCCGGATACCCATATCGTCGGAGGAGTTGAGGCTGACATACGTCAGCATCCGTATCAACTAAGCCTGCAAACCAGCGGGCACGTTTGCGGTGCCTCGATCATCAGCAGCGAATGGGCCGTCACTGCTGCTCATTGCGTCGG ATCAGTTGCCAGCCGTTACAGTCTTCGAGCTGGTAACAGTAATAAAAATCTTGGAACTCGTTACCTCATTGACGCCATAATGATACATCCCAACTACAGCCGAGTAATTATCGACCACGACGTTGCGCTCTTGAAG GTCAGTGGTGGGTTCAGCTTCGGTCCAACTGTACAACCTGTCAAGTTAGCGGACGAGGAGGTTCCGGCTGATACCATGGTGAACGTAACCGGCTGGGGTGCACTCAGA GAAGGTGGAATGACATCGTCGCAACTCATGAGGGTATCTGTCCCCATAGTAAGCAGAACAAAGTGCGAGGAAGCTTATCAGGGACTGAATACCATAACCAGCCGTATGATATGCGCTGGCTACACCGAAGGTGGAAAGGACTCTTGTCAAGGTGATTCCGGAGGACCTTTAACATCCAGCGGAACCCTTTACGGTATCGTGTCCTGGGGCTATGGATGCGCTAAACCAGAATACCCAGGTGTTTACACAAACGTGGCTAATTTACGCTCTTGGATTAAGGAAATTAGTGGAGTGTAA